Proteins encoded in a region of the Pseudomonas sp. PDNC002 genome:
- a CDS encoding helix-turn-helix transcriptional regulator has translation MMENSFAFRLKELLEHHKLTLQAVGTALGISRTAVHKWTKGGEIDYDNLRKLADFLKVNWLWLRYGEEALRSVQDAEPIELPMTDLRRRYTAEIMESETRMKLAQEGARIVTWEWNLISDEVTYSPNVEAVYGWTVSSNQDFWRHLPAEDVAAMQSMYDRAVAEGTGCECDFRIFQPDGGLRWISSRATVVNDAVGRPLKMVGISMDNTSRMLTEEQLRNSEERFRAIFELTWGALAYIGLDGGWQRVNGSLCELLGYRAEELYGMTFQDITHPDDLAKNLDLLRQLLAGHFDRYVVEKRVRRRDGTHVWVRVRTSLQRRRQDGLPDHLISVFEDIGAERAERERLQARIEELEAKLSERA, from the coding sequence ATGATGGAAAACAGCTTCGCCTTCCGTCTCAAGGAACTGCTCGAACACCACAAACTGACGCTGCAGGCAGTGGGTACGGCGCTGGGCATTTCCCGCACGGCGGTGCACAAGTGGACCAAGGGCGGCGAGATCGACTACGACAATCTGCGCAAGCTGGCCGACTTCCTCAAGGTCAACTGGCTGTGGCTGCGTTATGGCGAAGAGGCCCTGCGCAGCGTGCAGGACGCCGAGCCCATCGAACTGCCGATGACCGACCTGCGTCGCCGCTACACCGCCGAGATCATGGAAAGCGAGACGCGCATGAAACTGGCCCAGGAAGGCGCGCGCATCGTCACCTGGGAGTGGAACCTGATCAGCGACGAGGTGACGTACTCACCCAACGTCGAGGCGGTCTACGGCTGGACCGTCAGCTCCAATCAGGACTTCTGGCGCCATCTGCCCGCGGAAGACGTCGCCGCCATGCAGTCGATGTACGACCGAGCCGTCGCCGAGGGCACCGGCTGCGAATGCGACTTCCGTATCTTCCAGCCCGATGGCGGGCTGCGCTGGATTTCATCCCGGGCCACCGTGGTCAACGACGCCGTCGGCCGCCCGCTGAAGATGGTCGGCATCAGCATGGACAACACCTCGCGCATGCTTACCGAGGAGCAACTGCGCAACAGCGAGGAACGCTTCCGCGCAATCTTCGAGCTGACCTGGGGCGCGCTGGCCTACATCGGCCTGGACGGTGGCTGGCAGCGCGTCAACGGCAGCCTCTGCGAACTGCTTGGCTACCGTGCCGAAGAGCTGTACGGCATGACCTTCCAGGACATCACCCACCCCGATGACCTGGCGAAGAATCTGGACCTGCTGCGCCAACTGCTCGCCGGCCATTTCGACCGTTACGTGGTAGAGAAGCGCGTGCGCCGGCGCGATGGCACCCACGTATGGGTGCGCGTGCGCACCTCGCTGCAGCGCCGCCGCCAGGACGGACTGCCCGATCACCTGATCAGCGTGTTCGAAGACATAGGCGCCGAGCGCGCCGAGCGCGAGCGCCTGCAGGCGCGCATCGAGGAACTGGAAGCGAAGCTGAGCGAGCGCGCCTGA
- a CDS encoding GlpM family protein, whose product MLKAALGAGVVLILAALSKTRNYYIAGLVPLFPTFALIAHYIVGKSRSLDDLKTTIAFGMWSIIPYFVYLAALYVLVDRMRLELSLAMAALAWLVAATILVTLWVRLH is encoded by the coding sequence ATCCTCAAGGCCGCCCTCGGCGCCGGTGTGGTGCTAATCCTCGCCGCGCTGTCGAAGACGCGCAATTACTACATCGCCGGCCTGGTGCCGCTGTTTCCCACCTTCGCCCTGATCGCCCACTACATCGTCGGCAAGAGTCGTTCGCTGGACGACCTGAAGACCACCATCGCCTTCGGCATGTGGTCGATCATTCCCTACTTCGTCTACCTGGCAGCGCTCTACGTGCTGGTGGATCGCATGCGCCTGGAGCTGTCCCTGGCGATGGCCGCGCTGGCCTGGCTGGTGGCGGCGACGATCCTGGTTACGCTCTGGGTTCGCCTGCACTGA
- the glpD gene encoding glycerol-3-phosphate dehydrogenase, protein MNPTSKRNAPLAEVYDLAVVGGGINGAGIAADAAGRGLSVFLCEQHDLASHTSSASSKLIHGGLRYLEHHEFRLVREALAEREVLLAKAPHIVHPLRFILPHRPHLRPAWMIRAGLFLYDHLGKREKLPASRGLRFGLDSPLKAEITRGFEYSDCSVDDARLVVVNAMAARENGAHIHPRTRCVSARRSKGLWHLHLERRDGSLYSIRARALVNAAGPWVDRFLRDELRQKPPYGIRLIQGSHLIVPRLYEGDHAYILQNEDRRIVFAIPYLRQFTLIGTTDREYQGDPAKISISEEETDYLLNVVNAHFKHQLGRQDILRSYSGVRPLCDDESDDPSAVTRDYTLALDNTPGEAPLLSVFGGKLTTYRKLAEAALEQLAPHFVGVMKPRWTATAPLPGGEAMTTVEDLAIQLMDRLRQLDPALAKRWASTYGSRIWKLLDGAHNLSELGEHLGAGLYAREVEYLVREEWARDVDDILWRRTKLGLFLNARQRERLEQFLASESPLEPSTQVA, encoded by the coding sequence ATGAACCCAACCAGCAAGCGCAATGCGCCCCTGGCCGAAGTCTATGACCTGGCCGTCGTCGGCGGTGGAATCAACGGCGCGGGGATCGCGGCAGATGCTGCCGGACGCGGGCTATCGGTGTTCCTTTGCGAACAACATGACCTCGCCAGCCACACCTCCTCCGCCAGCAGCAAGCTGATCCACGGCGGCCTGCGCTACCTGGAGCACCATGAATTCCGCCTGGTCCGCGAAGCCCTCGCCGAGCGCGAAGTGCTGCTGGCCAAGGCTCCGCACATCGTTCATCCGCTGCGCTTCATCCTGCCGCACCGCCCGCATCTGCGTCCGGCCTGGATGATCCGCGCCGGCCTGTTCCTCTACGACCACCTCGGCAAGCGCGAAAAGCTGCCGGCCTCCCGCGGCCTGCGTTTCGGCCTGGACAGCCCGCTGAAAGCCGAAATCACCCGCGGCTTCGAATACTCCGACTGCTCGGTGGACGACGCTCGCCTGGTGGTGGTCAACGCCATGGCCGCCCGCGAGAACGGCGCACACATCCACCCGCGCACACGCTGCGTCAGCGCCCGGCGCAGCAAGGGTTTGTGGCACCTGCACCTGGAGCGCCGCGATGGCAGCCTCTATTCGATTCGCGCCCGCGCGCTGGTCAACGCCGCCGGCCCCTGGGTCGACCGTTTCCTGCGCGATGAGCTGCGGCAGAAACCGCCCTACGGTATCCGCCTGATCCAGGGCAGCCACCTGATCGTGCCGCGTCTGTACGAAGGCGACCACGCCTACATCCTGCAGAACGAGGACCGCCGCATCGTCTTCGCGATCCCCTACCTGCGCCAGTTCACCCTGATCGGCACCACCGACCGCGAATACCAGGGCGACCCGGCGAAGATCAGCATCAGCGAGGAAGAGACCGACTACCTGCTCAACGTGGTCAATGCCCACTTCAAGCACCAGCTGGGCCGCCAGGACATCCTGCGCAGCTACTCCGGCGTGCGCCCGCTGTGCGACGACGAGTCCGACGACCCGTCCGCCGTCACCCGCGACTACACCCTGGCACTGGACAACACCCCCGGCGAAGCGCCGCTGCTCTCGGTGTTCGGCGGCAAGCTGACCACCTACCGCAAACTTGCCGAAGCCGCGCTGGAGCAGTTGGCCCCGCACTTCGTCGGCGTCATGAAGCCGCGCTGGACCGCCACCGCTCCGCTCCCCGGCGGCGAGGCGATGACCACGGTGGAAGACCTGGCCATCCAGTTGATGGATCGCCTGCGCCAGCTCGATCCCGCCCTCGCCAAGCGCTGGGCCAGCACCTATGGCAGCCGCATCTGGAAGCTGCTGGACGGCGCGCACAATCTCAGCGAACTGGGCGAGCACCTGGGCGCCGGACTGTATGCGCGGGAAGTGGAATACCTGGTTCGCGAGGAGTGGGCGCGCGACGTCGACGACATCCTCTGGCGCCGCACCAAGCTCGGCCTGTTCCTCAACGCCCGGCAGAGGGAGCGCCTGGAACAGTTCCTCGCCAGCGAGAGCCCGCTGGAGCCCAGCACGCAAGTCGCCTGA
- a CDS encoding DeoR/GlpR family transcriptional regulator, with the protein MNLPPRQQSILDLVRERGYLSIEELAQQFAVTPQTIRRDINQLAEQNLLRRYHGGAAWDSSVENTAYNTRADQMRDEKQRIAEAIAAHIPDNASLFINIGTTTEAIARSLLGHKNLKVITNNLHVASILAGKDDFEVLIAGGTVRGDGGVVGQAAVDFIEQFRVDFAVVGISGIDEDGSLLDFDYQEVRVSRAIIDNARQVFLAADSSKFGRNAVVRLGPISLVSRVFTDNPPPAAVARLMQQHKVQLELV; encoded by the coding sequence ATGAACCTGCCCCCCCGACAGCAAAGCATCCTCGACCTGGTCCGCGAACGCGGTTACCTGAGCATCGAGGAGCTCGCCCAGCAGTTCGCCGTGACCCCGCAGACCATCCGCCGCGACATCAACCAGCTCGCCGAGCAAAACCTGCTGCGTCGCTACCACGGCGGCGCCGCCTGGGATTCGAGCGTCGAGAACACCGCCTACAACACCCGCGCCGACCAGATGCGCGACGAGAAGCAGCGCATCGCCGAGGCCATCGCCGCGCACATCCCGGACAACGCCTCGCTGTTCATCAACATTGGCACCACCACCGAGGCCATCGCCCGTTCCCTGCTCGGCCACAAGAATCTCAAGGTCATCACCAACAACCTGCATGTCGCCAGCATCCTCGCCGGCAAGGACGACTTCGAAGTGCTGATCGCCGGCGGCACGGTGCGCGGCGACGGTGGCGTGGTCGGGCAGGCGGCGGTGGACTTCATCGAGCAGTTCCGCGTCGACTTCGCCGTGGTCGGTATCAGCGGCATCGACGAGGACGGCAGCCTGCTGGACTTCGATTACCAGGAAGTGCGCGTCTCCCGCGCCATCATCGACAACGCGCGGCAGGTGTTCCTCGCCGCCGACTCCAGCAAGTTCGGACGCAACGCCGTCGTGCGCCTGGGACCGATCTCCCTGGTCAGCCGGGTATTCACCGACAACCCGCCGCCCGCCGCCGTGGCGCGCCTGATGCAGCAGCACAAGGTGCAGCTCGAGCTGGTCTGA
- the glpK gene encoding glycerol kinase GlpK translates to MTDLKNKKYIVALDQGTTSSRAIIFDHDANVVSVAQREFAQIYPQPGWVEHDPMEIWATQSSTLVEALAQANLSVAEVAAIGITNQRETTLVWDKTTGRPIHNAIVWQCRRSAAICEQLKRDGLEQYIRDTTGLVVDPYFSGTKLKWILDNVDGARERAKRGELLFGTVDSWLIWKLTEGEVHVTDYTNASRTLMFDIHKLDWDERLLAALDVPRAMLPQVRASSEVYGHAKVGGLGVHRTPIAGIAGDQQAALFGQMCVEPGQAKNTYGTGCFLLMNTGAKAVKSTHGLLTTIACGPRGEVAYALEGAVFNGGSTVQWLRDELKVINDAHDSEYFATKVKDSNGVYLVPAFTGLGAPYWDPYARGALFGLTRGVKADHLIRATLESIAYQTRDVLDAMQQDAGEPLRALRVDGGAVANNFLMQFQADILGTPVERPQMRETTALGAAVLAGLACGFWGSLAELKNKAVIERVFQPACDEAERTRLYAGWKKAVERTRGWAAED, encoded by the coding sequence ATGACCGACCTGAAGAACAAGAAATACATCGTCGCCCTCGACCAGGGCACTACCAGTTCGCGCGCCATCATCTTCGACCATGACGCCAACGTGGTCAGCGTGGCCCAGCGCGAGTTCGCACAGATCTACCCGCAGCCGGGCTGGGTCGAGCACGACCCGATGGAAATCTGGGCGACCCAGAGTTCGACCCTGGTCGAAGCCCTGGCCCAGGCCAACCTCAGCGTCGCCGAAGTGGCCGCCATCGGCATCACCAACCAGCGTGAAACCACCCTGGTGTGGGACAAGACCACCGGCCGGCCGATCCACAACGCCATCGTCTGGCAGTGCCGGCGCAGCGCGGCGATCTGCGAACAACTAAAGCGCGACGGTCTGGAACAGTACATCCGCGACACCACCGGGCTGGTCGTCGACCCCTACTTCTCCGGCACCAAGCTCAAGTGGATTCTCGATAACGTCGACGGCGCCCGCGAGCGCGCGAAGCGTGGCGAGCTGCTGTTCGGCACCGTCGACAGTTGGCTGATCTGGAAACTCACCGAAGGCGAAGTGCACGTCACCGACTACACCAACGCCTCGCGCACCCTGATGTTCGATATCCACAAGCTCGACTGGGACGAACGCCTGCTCGCCGCGCTGGATGTGCCGCGCGCCATGCTGCCCCAGGTGCGCGCCTCCTCCGAGGTCTACGGCCACGCCAAGGTCGGCGGCCTGGGTGTGCACCGCACGCCCATCGCCGGGATCGCCGGCGATCAGCAGGCCGCGCTATTCGGGCAGATGTGCGTGGAGCCGGGCCAGGCCAAGAATACCTACGGCACCGGCTGCTTCCTGCTGATGAACACCGGCGCCAAGGCAGTGAAATCCACCCACGGCCTGCTCACCACCATCGCCTGCGGCCCGCGCGGCGAAGTCGCCTACGCGCTGGAGGGCGCCGTGTTCAACGGCGGCTCCACCGTGCAGTGGCTGCGCGACGAGCTGAAGGTGATCAACGATGCCCACGACTCGGAGTACTTCGCCACCAAGGTGAAGGACAGCAACGGCGTCTACCTGGTCCCCGCCTTCACCGGCCTCGGCGCGCCTTACTGGGACCCGTATGCCCGCGGCGCACTGTTCGGCCTGACCCGCGGGGTGAAGGCCGATCACCTGATCCGCGCCACCCTCGAATCCATCGCCTACCAGACCCGCGACGTGCTCGACGCCATGCAGCAGGACGCCGGCGAACCGCTGCGCGCCCTGCGCGTGGACGGCGGCGCGGTGGCCAACAACTTCCTCATGCAGTTCCAGGCCGACATCCTCGGCACCCCGGTGGAACGCCCGCAGATGCGCGAGACCACTGCCCTCGGCGCCGCCGTGCTGGCGGGCCTGGCCTGCGGTTTCTGGGGCAGCCTTGCGGAGCTTAAGAACAAGGCGGTGATCGAGCGGGTGTTCCAGCCGGCCTGTGACGAGGCCGAACGCACGCGGCTGTATGCGGGGTGGAAAAAGGCCGTGGAGCGCACCCGTGGTTGGGCGGCCGAGGACTGA
- the ybaK gene encoding Cys-tRNA(Pro) deacylase: MTPAIDLLKKNRAEHHVLSYEHDPKAPSYGLEAAEKLNLDPARVFKTLLAASEKGELLVAVVPVVGTLDLKALAHAAGVKKADMADPHAAQRATGYLVGGISPLGQKKRLRTFIDESAQGFPTIHVSAGRRGLEVELSADTLAGLTSAKFAPIGRN; the protein is encoded by the coding sequence ATGACTCCCGCCATCGACCTGCTGAAGAAGAACCGCGCCGAACACCACGTGCTGAGCTACGAGCACGACCCCAAGGCGCCGTCCTATGGCCTGGAGGCCGCCGAGAAGCTCAACCTCGATCCGGCGCGGGTGTTCAAGACGCTGCTCGCCGCCAGCGAAAAGGGCGAGCTGCTGGTCGCCGTGGTGCCAGTGGTGGGCACGCTGGACCTGAAAGCGCTGGCCCACGCCGCCGGCGTGAAGAAGGCCGACATGGCCGATCCCCATGCCGCGCAGCGCGCCACAGGCTATCTGGTGGGCGGTATCAGCCCGCTGGGGCAGAAGAAGCGCCTGCGTACCTTCATCGACGAATCCGCCCAGGGTTTCCCGACCATACACGTCAGCGCCGGCCGTCGTGGACTGGAAGTGGAACTGAGCGCCGACACCCTCGCCGGGCTGACGTCGGCGAAGTTTGCGCCAATCGGGAGAAATTGA